In the genome of Luteitalea sp., one region contains:
- a CDS encoding PadR family transcriptional regulator, with protein sequence MTRRLDLLQGTLDLMVLQTLETMGPLHGYGVARRIEQVSHDAILLNQGTIYAALVRLQQRGLIRAAWGSSENNRRAKFYSITRSGKKRLRDDATNFERLAAVIGRLFATAGGRGR encoded by the coding sequence ATGACACGCAGACTCGACCTATTGCAAGGCACGCTCGACCTCATGGTCCTGCAAACGCTGGAGACAATGGGGCCGCTGCACGGCTACGGCGTCGCCCGCCGTATCGAGCAGGTGAGCCATGACGCCATTCTCTTGAACCAGGGCACCATCTACGCTGCGCTGGTCCGACTGCAGCAGCGCGGCCTCATTCGCGCCGCCTGGGGCAGCTCGGAGAACAACCGACGGGCGAAGTTCTATTCCATCACGAGAAGCGGGAAGAAGCGGTTGCGTGACGATGCGACCAATTTCGAGCGGCTGGCGGCAGTCATCGGCCGGCTGTTCGCCACCGCAGGGGGACGCGGGCGATGA